The following coding sequences are from one Venturia canescens isolate UGA chromosome 5, ASM1945775v1, whole genome shotgun sequence window:
- the LOC122411206 gene encoding FK506-binding protein 5-like isoform X2 has protein sequence MIYDRIMGDEDIICLSSDDETVPVQSSVKKSEPVKPDLATVVHQPESLKRKSHVPTEQKLGQIKKPRVSCNGLGPGTSIPSPEKPTQRVLELSSKVEPNKTTKKLNINGILFSRTTVDPRVFQNEKSESKNNSNTVISSNNAKLMVKNPVSINSQFNQSSNARLLVNTSSNNELNASKTLEDKKKAEKTIENSENRTKHSGTAWAKDGSTNFSDVRVKRMENSSNVLVSKVQEEKSSAALNLPVLHHQSRDNERVKTHPINDTPKSIYAESNSCRKSSEKLRHSVEAKSMKTFGNQKTSSSTTSSDNEVIEISESPIKRINEINSIRLNSKPEESSLLVESSKITNRNNQQSPKGQNSHSFINTNTSKDENKELLSTGQKISDSKFDSSKMDESSRKEAPSNESISREINVLPTQDATNVKKRITLKRVTPFHLPNSRGNDSNTKNSSVRNNDLPKSIEPFEPVAGCSKTPDTEYFCAPKKKMHKPTSDASFVTTLGIPSENKEPDEKLETSEQEHQENAIKPHLIMKTKEPASIEQDTFATFLSFCLQVERSPEMEKIVAKLKRHYDQLNPAYSRSRIFSDFLNSKREKILEKGRIYYYIGQVADEMKFRRKQAKTSTTMEKKAVEHEQTNGNAESSKEMNDDCSDQHESRRLRRKMKTIEMAMKKCAKQIQRLEIAEVNLDDDNDSNYIKLERYKSKMVELYDKLCEYTNEHPDAGRVYLRPKHFRVTQIPSINQAINSFINSKLCNRKKAMSCKSFINGLIFPDYLDILECVGKVNDDQNLGLDKKRQQQLAKEAFTTLGKHLQQARQNDYLETFCEKIEDSKDPATADPVLTKKLLENQKIAEKNTAEIFEEYVRRQEARNAGDQENSNTESEHDDDVEEEEEEEEEEEEEEGDDDNDDDELKSNSDVSDAEFPDHGDVESCGENEKEKNSKGALNTLPESQNKQKSLQEDIDNRAPLIEVENVIHEINVLENSKIPVQELEKIPNRTKETSLDKEPKEVEVNHDEDIYEEVIEILETTHKVQNRNIEINKDCSTEDPKKGEERSRKPSCLSASEGKTVDTRPEKSDDISKLTNEAKKLSNGDNGTKTPEMEVNHAEADTKEEEEEEVVEPVIEQPKVLRIRSFAKPPSSWASSQQANEDEAAPVLGSAISDTSTETIDLLDEESETLTESTSAVQNSPRIVKNDFTGINAQIPRTEKFVVKQLKNVSKATIRPLGVPSIQAQGITLKNPRLIKLPGNSTVAAAGARSIDPPQVQNALQASPRLPNSSNILKTAQAINWQPVQQKTNCALKPHASNNSPLTYQQQQNLKHAGEKYLWMLYNNNNNRRTND, from the exons ATGATATAc gatcGTATAATGGGGGACGAAGATATCATTTGTTTATCATCCGACGACGAAACAGTCCCTGTGCAATCTTCCGTAAAG aAATCAGAGCCTGTCAAACCGGATTTGGCAACAGTAGTGCATCAACCTGAAAGTCTTAAGAGAAAGTCCCATGTTCCAACTGAACAAAAACTGGGTCAGATTAAAAAGCCAAGAGTGTCTTGCAACGGTCTTGGACCAGGAACTTCCATTCCCTCGCCTGAGAAACCCACCCAGAGAGTTTTGGAGTTGTCCTCTAAAGTAGAACCAAACAAAACCactaaaaaattaaacatCAATGGAATTCTATTTTCAAGAACCACCGTTGATCCAAGAGTTTTCCAGAACGAGAAAAGTGAATCTAAAAATAACAGCAATACAGTAATATCTTCCAACAATGCCAAACTGATGGTCAAGAATCCAGTATCCATAAACTCTCAATTTAACCAATCATCCAACGCTCGGCTGTTGGTGAACACTAGTTCCAATAATGAACTCAATGCGTCAAAAACTTTggaagataagaaaaaagcagaaaaaactattgaaaattctgaaaatagaACAAAACATTCTGGTACCGCATGGGCAAAAGATGGATCAACCAATTTTTCAGATGTACGTGTCaaacgaatggaaaattcatcgaatgtTTTGGTCTCAAAAGTTCAAGAGGAAAAGTCGTCAGCTGCATTAAATTTACCAGTATTGCATCATCAATCAAGGGACAACGAAAGAGTGAAGACCCATCCCATAAATGACACACCAAAATCGATTTATGCAGAGTCAAACAGTTGTAGAAaatcaagtgaaaaattgaggCATTCTGTAGAAGCGAAGTCTATGAAAACGTTCGGGAACCAAAAAACTTCCAGCTCTACAACCTCATCAGATAATGAAGTCATTGAGATATCTGAATCACCAATCAAGAGGATCAATGAAATCAACAGCATCAGACTCAATTCAAAACCTGAGGAATCAAGTTTGTTGGTTGAATCCTCAAAAATAACGAACAGAAACAATCAACAAAGTCCCAAAGGCCAGAATTCTCATAGTTTCATAAACACAAATACTTCgaaagatgaaaataaagagCTTCTGAGCACTGGACAAAAGATCAGCGATTCAAAATTCGATAGTTCCAAAATGGATGAGAGTTCCCGAAAAGAAGCTCCATCGAATGAATCAATATCCAGAGAAATCAACGTTTTGCCAACACAAGATGCTACCAATGTCAAAAAAAGGATAACATTGAAAAGAGTAACTCCGTTTCATCTACCAAATTCAAGGGGGAACGATTCTAATACGAAAAATAGTTCGGTAAGAAACAATGATTTGCCAAAGTCGATCGAACCTTTTGAGCCGGTGGCAGGTTGTTCCAAAACACCAGACACTGAGTATTTCTGTgcacctaaaaaaaaaatgcacaaacCCACATCcgatgcatctttcgtgacaacgCTTGGAATCCCATCAGAGAATAAGGAGCCTGATGAAAAACTGGAAACTTCTGAGCAGGAACACCAGGAAAATGCCATCAAACCACATTTGATCATGAAAACGAAAGAACCCGCATCGATAGAACAGGATACATTCGCGACGTTTCTCAGTTTCTGTCTCCAGGTCGAGCGGAGTCCAGAAATGGAGAAAATAGTAGCCAAGTTGAAGCGCCATTACGATCAACTGAACCCAGCTTATTCGAGGTCTCGGAtattcagcgattttttgaaCAGTAAACgcgaaaaaattctggaaaaggGAAGAATTTATTATTACATAGGTCAGGTCGCTGACGAGATGAAATTCCGACGAAAACAAGCCAAAACCTCAAcgacgatggaaaaaaaagcggTTGAACATGAGCAAACCAATGGAAATGCTGAGTCTTCGAAAGAGATGAATGATGATTGTAGTGATCAGCACGAATCTCGACGACttcgacgaaaaatgaaaaccatTGAAATGGCTATGAAAAAGTGTGCCAAACAAATACAGCGTCTGGAAATTGCAGAAGTTAATTTGGATGACGACAATGACAGTAACTATATTAAACTCGAACGTTACAAGAGTAAAATGGTCGAGTTGTACGATAAATTGTGCGAGTACACCAATGAACACCCCGATGCTGGACGAGTCTACTTGCGGCCTAAACATTTCAGAGTTACACAAATTCCATCGATCAATCAAGCTATCAATAGTTTTATCAATTCAAAATTGTGCAATCGCAAAAAAGCTATGAGCTGCAAATCATTCATTAATGGCCTCATTTTCCCCGATTACCTTGATATCCTGGAGTGCGTTGGTAAAGTTAACGATGATCAGAATCTTGGTTTGGACAAAAAACGACAACAACAATTgg ctAAGGAGGCTTTCACAACGCTGGGGAAACATTTGCAGCAAGCCCGCCAAAACGATTACTTGGAAACATTTTGcgagaaaattgaagattcgAAAGATCCGGCCACGGCAGATCcagttttgacgaaaaaattgttggagaACCAGAAAATCGCCGAGAAAAATACTGCCGAGATCTTCGAGGAGTATGTGCGAAGACAGGAAGCGAGAAATGCGGGGGATCAAGAAAATTCTAACACCGAGTCTGAACACGACGACGATGtcgaagaggaggaggaggaggaagaagaagaagaagaagaagaaggtgATGATGATAACGACGATGATGAACTAAAGTCCAACAGTGATGTCAGTGATGCAGAGTTTCCTGACCACGGGGATGTGGAAAGTTGTGGTGAGaacgagaaggagaaaaactcGAAAGGGGCCTTGAACACGTTACCTGAATCGCAAAATAAACAGAAGTCACTGCAGGAAGACATCGACAATAGAGCACCATTGATTGAGGTTGAAAATGTCATTCACGAAATCAATGTCCTCGAGAACAGTAAGATACCAGTCCaggaattagaaaaaattccaaaccgAACGAAGGAAACTTCACTCGACAAGGAACCAAAGGAAGTCGAAG TGAATCATGATGAGGACATTTACGAGGAAGTGATCGAGATCTTAGAGACTACACACAAAGTTCAAAACCGAAACATAGAAATAAACAAAGACTGCAGCACGGAGGATCCTAAAAAGGGAGAGGAGAGGTCAAGAAAACCCTCTTGTCTTTCAGCGAGTGAAGGAAAAACTGTTGATACAAGGCCGGAGAAAAGCGACGATATATCGAAATTAACGAATGAGGCGAAGAAACTATCGAACGGAGACAATGGAACAAAAACACCGGAAATGGAAG TAAATCATGCCGAAGCTGATaccaaagaagaagaagaagaagaagtggTCGAGCCTGTGATCGAGCAACCAAAAGTATTGAGGATACGATCGTTTGCAAAACCACCTTCTTCCTGGGCGAGTAGTCAACAAGCGAACGAGGACGAGGCAGCGCCGGTTTTAGGATCAGCAATCAGCGATACAAGCACTGAAACGATCGACTTGCTTGACGAGGAGTCGGAAACTCTCACCGAGAGTACATCGGCAGTGCAAAATTCTCCAAGGatcgtgaaaaatgatttcaccGGTATAAACGCCCAGATTCCGAGGACGGAAAAGTTTGTCGTAAAA